TTTCCCTCTCGGCACGCTTTCGGTCCGTCACCTCCCGTGCAACGCCTCTAAATCCTGCCGGCCGATTCTTGCCATCTTTTATCAATGATACAGATATTTCTACGATGCAAGTTGAACCATCCTTCCGGATAAGCTCCCAATCAACCACTTTGGCCGGCTTTTTATTCAGATAGACTTTATTAAAGGTATGATAAATTTTTTTAGCATTTTTTTTATCCATATAATTTCGATTATTGATACCGATCAGCTCATTTTTTTCATACCGGAGTATCTTGCAGGTCGCTTCATTGACAAATGTGAAATTTCCGGCAAGGTCAACTTCAAAATAGCCCTCTTCAATACTTTCAAGAACGGTTCGATACTTTTCTTCGCTTTCCTGAAGTTTTTGAAAAGATCTGGCATTGGCAATGCCCAGCGCCAGCTGTGAAGCAACACCCGATAAAAGATTTATATCGCTTTGGGTAAGGGGTCTTTTTGACCTTACATTATCAACAGCTAGTATACCCAGAGACTCTTTTTCATATATGATCGGTGCACAAATGAGAGATTGGACATCCATTTTGTCTACCAAGTTACGACTTTTTGGGGAAAGGCGCTTTCCATTCTCCTTTATATTATCAACAAGAAAAGGCTTTTGATCTTTATGGGATTTTACAAAAACCCCTGTAGAATCGGGGTTGTCAAGATGAAATTTGGTTTGTCTTAATACCTGCTTATCCTGCTCATTATACCCGTATCCGGCGGAATAAATAAGCCGTGTTTTTTCTCTGTTGGCCAGCATGACGATTCCGCGGTCAAAATCGAGATGCTTTTCTATAATTCTTGTCACCGTATTAACGAGTTCATCAACATTCAGAAGTGTAGCTGCCACCCGACTGATTTCCTGAATAAACAAGGCGTTGTCATAGCGTATATTCATTTCATCAGTCATGCCTTTTGCTTCATCGCCATGGCTTTCAATGGTTTTGATCAGCTCTTTTTTTTCAAAATATGCTGTATAAAAGGAAAATATGATTACTATAAAAACACAAGTTAAAGAAACAACAGACCAGGAGAAGACTGGCAGGAAAAAAGATAAAACCGGAATTGTAAATATGCAAAGCAGCAAAGAGTAATTACGAACTGTTTTCCAGATTGCATATGGCGTTTTTTCCCAGGTAATGACGTAGCGGCAACAGTCCCCTCCTTTGTGAAAACATTCAGGGTGTTCAATCGTGGCAAATTTTCCGGTAAATAACAGAGCAACAGATTCAAAAGTCCCCATTCTGTTTTTGCATTGATATGGTTTTTCCATAACACCCGGTTTAGGGGTGGACTCAATTTGGACTTTGTTAGATCTAAGCTTTTTGGTTTTAACAAAAGCTCCACGACTCATAATATTGTAAAGTTTCCCCATAAACATATAAAGAGAAGATAGGCTCATAAAACTTAATAAATATTGCCTGAATGCATTCACTCCTCTTATTG
This DNA window, taken from Thermodesulfobacteriota bacterium, encodes the following:
- a CDS encoding PAS domain S-box protein; translation: MDKKSPLYNSRITRAYLEFIKKKYHHIDIDDLLKYANMTKYEVNDTGHWFNQTQVDRFQEILIRKTGNENIAREAGRYSTSIRGVNAFRQYLLSFMSLSSLYMFMGKLYNIMSRGAFVKTKKLRSNKVQIESTPKPGVMEKPYQCKNRMGTFESVALLFTGKFATIEHPECFHKGGDCCRYVITWEKTPYAIWKTVRNYSLLLCIFTIPVLSFFLPVFSWSVVSLTCVFIVIIFSFYTAYFEKKELIKTIESHGDEAKGMTDEMNIRYDNALFIQEISRVAATLLNVDELVNTVTRIIEKHLDFDRGIVMLANREKTRLIYSAGYGYNEQDKQVLRQTKFHLDNPDSTGVFVKSHKDQKPFLVDNIKENGKRLSPKSRNLVDKMDVQSLICAPIIYEKESLGILAVDNVRSKRPLTQSDINLLSGVASQLALGIANARSFQKLQESEEKYRTVLESIEEGYFEVDLAGNFTFVNEATCKILRYEKNELIGINNRNYMDKKNAKKIYHTFNKVYLNKKPAKVVDWELIRKDGSTCIVEISVSLIKDGKNRPAGFRGVAREVTDRKRAERERKRLETQLQNARKMEALGTLAGGVAHDLNNILSGLVSYPELLLMEIPEDSPLRRPLMTIQNSGEKAATIVQDLLTLARRGVPNLKPVNLNEVIIEYLKSPEYTKLKAYYPEVKVDVVNRLDSELFNISGSHVHLSKTVMNIISNAIEAIQGPGKVTVSTNNRYIDKPITGYDYIEEGDYVVFTVSDTGIGISPEDMERIFEPFYTKKVMGRSGTGLGMAVVWGTVKDHKGYIDVQSKVGKGTTFNLYFPVTRMGLLKEESPLSMKDYMGKGETILIVDDVDEQREIASGMLKKLGYDVTSVSSGEQAVEYLKNHKADLLVLDMIMSPGIDGLETYRQILELYPEQKAIIASGFSETDKVKETQRLGAGTYIKKPYKIEKIGTIVRAELDNEFIQVL